The DNA window CGTTGCGCGCGATACCGAATCAACGGCCCAGGACGGTGACATGGAAGCACTGGGCACGCGTTGGCCGGCGTGGCAGCCACGATTGGCCGGCTTCCTCATGGCCGATCCGTTGCGTGCCACCCGCGAAGCGCTGCAGCAGCTGCACCAACAGGCGATAATGCCGCGTTCGCAGGGCGACCTGTTTGCCGCGCCCGCCACGCCTGATCTGGAGTGACCCGTTTGAATGCCCGCATTGCCGCCATCATCGTCAGCTACCAGAGCGCCAGCACCCTGGATGCCTGCCTGACCCGGCTGCGCGCCGCCCAGGACATCGCCGAGATCCGGGTGGTGGACAACAATTCCGACGATGGCACGCTGGAGATCGTGCAGCGCCACGCCAGCGCCGACCCGCGCCTGCATTTCATCGCCAACCCGGACAACCCCGGTTTTGCAGCCGCCAACAACCAGGGCGTGGCCGACAGCCGCGCACCGTGGCTGGCCTTCATCAACCCGGACCTGATGGTCGATGCGGACACGCTGGCCCAGCTGTGCCAGCGCGGTGAGGCCCTAGGCGACTGCCTGCTGGGGGTGGAGCAGGTGGACGAAGCCGGTGTGCCGGACGCGGCCGTGCGTCGGCGTGACCCGGATTTCGCGGCCATGCTGCGCAACCCGGGGCAGGGCGCGAAGCTGGCGCTGCCGGTGGACCGGACGCAGACGCTGCAGCGGGTGCCGGCGCTGTCCGGGGCGCTGCTGCTGATGCCGCGGGCGCTGTTCGACCGCATTGGCGGCTGGGACGCCGGCTACCGGCTGCACGCCGAAGACCTGGACCTGTGCCGGCGCGCGCGCGAGGCCGGGGCGGTGGTGGCCATTGCCAACGACCTGCGCGTGACCCACGTACGCGGGGTGTCCAGCCGCTCGCGCCCGTTCTTCGTGGAATGGCACAAGCACCGTGGCCTGTGGCGCTACTTCCGCAAGTTCGAGGCACCGCAGCGCAGCCTGCCGGTGCAGCTGGCGGTGTGGGGCGCGATCTGGGCCCATGCTCTGGTACAGGTTCCCCGCATCCTGATGCGGTCGGGCGCATAATCGCCCCATGATCATTCAATCCCTGCTCGACACCGACCTGTACAAATTCACCATGATGCAGGCGGTGCTGCATCAGTACCCCGGCGCGCAGGTGCAGTATCGGTTCAAGTGCCGCACGCCGGGTATCGACCTGGCCGCGTACATCGACCAGATCAACGCTGAAATCGACCATCTGTGCACGCTGCGCTTCACCGACGAAGAGCTGGATTACATGCGCGGCCTGCGCTTCGTGAAGCCGGACTTCGCCGACTTCCTCGGGCTGTTCCACCTCGACCGCAAGTACATCGACCTGCGTCCGTCGACCACGGTGCCGGGCGAGATCGAACTGGACATCACCGGTCCGTGGCTGCACACCATTCTGTTTGAAGTGCCGCTGCTGGCGATCATCAACGAGGTCTGGTTCCGCAACACCAGCACACCGGACTACGCCGAAGGTGAGCGCCGCCTGCAGGCCAAGACCGCGCTGCTGCGTGACACGCCGGGGTTCGAGCTGTGCCGGATTGCCGACTACGGCAGCCGCCGCCGCTACTCGCGCGACTGGCATGCGCGCATGCTGCCGCAGCTGCGTGACGCGCTGGGCGCGCAGTTCGTCGGCACCAGCAACGTGCACTTCGCGCGCCTGTACGGCATGACCCCGCACGGCACCATGGCACACGAGTACCTGCAGGCGTTCCAGGCACTGGGCCCGCGACTGCGCGACTCGCAGGTGGCGGCGCTGGAGTCGTGGGCACGCGAGTATCGTGGCGACCTGGGCATCGCGCTGTCCGATGTGGTCGGCCTGGACGCGTTCCTGCGCGACTTCGACATGTACTTCTGCAAGCTGTTCGACGGTGTACGCCACGATTCGGGCGACCCGTTCGTCTGGGGCGACCGCATGCTGGAACACTTCCAGCAGCGCCGCGTGGACCCACGCAGCAAGGTGCTGGTGTTCAGCGACGGGCTGAACATCGAGAAGGTGATGCGCCTGTTCGACTACTTCCGCGGCCGCTGCCAGGTGGCGTTCGGGGTCGGCACGCACCTGACCAATGACCTCGGGCCGACGCCGCTGAACATCGTGATCAAGATGGTCCGCTGCAACGGGCAGCCGGTGGCAAAGCTGAGTGATTCGCCCGGCAAGAGCATGTGCGATGACCCGGGGTATCTGGCCTATCTGCGCCAGGTATTCGAGTTACCAGCGGGATGACGGACCGCGCGGGTCACGACCAACGGTCGTGACCTACCGCTTTCCGATGCAATTGCGAAACCCGCACCGTGCCCATTACCGAACCCGCCCGGTAGGTCACGACCGTTGGTCGTGACCGGAGCGCGTCATTCCAACGCATACCGGACCACAAACAACCCGGCCACCAGCCACACCGCCGGATGCACATCCCGCCAGCGCCCGGTACCCGCCTTCAACACCGCATAGGCGATGAACCCGAACGCCAACCCATTGGCAATCGAGTACGTAAACGGCATCGCCAGCGCGCACAGCGCAGCAGGCACAGACTCGGTCAAATCGCTCCAGTCTACATCCACCAGCTCGCGCAGCATCAGCCCGGCCACGAACAGCAGGGCAGGGGCGGTGGCATAACCGGGCACCATGGCGGCCAGCGGCGAGAACAACAAAGCCGCCAGGAACAGCGCCGCCACCACCAGCGCGGTCAGCCCGGTACGGCCACCGGCCTGTACCCCGGAGGCGCTTTCCGCAAAGGCGGTCGTGCTGCTGGTCCCCAGCATCGAGCCGGCCACAATCGCGGTGCTGTCCGCGAGCAGGGCCCGCCCAAAGCGCTTCTGTGCACCGGGCAGCTTGAGCAGGCCGGCGCGACCGACCACGCCATACAGCGTGCCGGTGGCATCGAACACTTCCACCAGCACGAACACCAGCACCACCTGCAGCAGCACGGCCAGTGGCGCGCCGCCATCGTGGTGGAGCAGGCCGGGAAGATCGAGCTGCAGGAAGGTGGGAGCAAGGCTGGGCGGCAGCGACACCAGCCCGTGGTACTGCACATCCCCCAGCGCCCAGGCCGCAGCGGTGACCGCCAGAATGCCGATCAGGATGGCACCGCGCACCTTGCGCGCTTCCAGAATGGCAATCAGCAGGAAACCGGCCAGCGCCAATAGCGGCGGAGCAGTACTGAGCGGCCCCAGCGTCACGAGGGTATCGGCGTTGGCAACGATGACGCCGGACTTCTGCAGCGCAATGATGGCCAGGAACAAGCCAATACCCGCGACGATGGCAGCCCGCAGCGAAGCAGGAATGCCCGCCACCAGCCAGGCCCGCACGCCAGTCAGTGACAACGCCAGGAAGACCAGCCCACTGATGAACACCGCGCCCAGCGCCTGCTGCCACGGCAGCCCGGCGGCCCCGACCACGGTGAAGGCGAAGAACGCATTCAAGCCCATGCCCGGAGCCATGCCTACCGGGAAGTTGGCGGCAAAGGCCATCACCATCGAGCCCAGCGCTGCGGCCAGACAGGTCGCCACGAACACCGCGCCCGGATCCATGCCGGTGGTGGCCAGGATGTCCGGATTGACAAACACGATGTACGACATCGTCAGAAACGTGGTCAGCCCAGCCAGCAGTTCGGTGCGCACGCTGGTGCCGTGCTGCTGCAGTTGGAAGGTGCGTTCAAGCAGATTCATGGTTCTTTCTCGAATTTATTTCCGCGCCAACGTCAACGGCAACGTCAAAAGCCGTCGTCGGATGCGATACGTGCTGAGGGCCGACGGGTGCGGGGGTACGGGACACGCCGTGAACCCATCCATGGGGGCTCGTAGAAAACATCCATGTTTTCTACGGTCCCGTACCCCCACACCCGACGGCCCTCTTCAGGTGGGTCGGCTGCCAAGGGCAATCAACAGCCAACGCCGGATGGGTCTGTGCTTTTGCATCTGCCAGCCGCGCTACGTAATCCATCGGGGGAGGCCGGCAGGTAGCCCCCGGAGGGACTGTCAAAAACATGGATGTTTTTGACAAGCCTACATGGATGTATTTACGGCGTGTCCCGGAGCGGGGCTGCCTGTCGGCCTCCCCAGCACGTAACAACTGAAACGCTGCTCTACGCCAAATGTGAAACGGCCGCGCGAGGGCGGCCGTTTCGTTCTACTTACTTCAGTGCCTTGAAGCGCAGGCGCTTCGGGGCGGCGTCGTCGCCCATGCGGCGGCGCTTGTCTTCTTCGTACTCGCGGTAGTTGCCCTGGAAGAACTCCACGTGCGAGTCGCCTTCGAACGCCAGGATGTGGGTCGCGATGCGATCCAGGAACCAGCGGTCATGCGAAATGACGAAGGTGTTGCCGGGGAACTCCAGCAGCGCATCTTCCAGCGCACGCAGGGTTTCGATGTCCAGGTCGTTGGACGGTTCGTCGAGCAGCAGCACGTTGCCACCCTGCAGCAGGGTCTTGGCCATGTGCAGGCGGCCACGCTCACCACCGGACAGCGAGCCGACCATCTTCTGCTGGTCCTGGCCCTTGAAGTTGAAGCGGCCGATGTAGGCGCGCGACTGGATCTCGATGCCGTTGATGTTCAGGATGTCCAGGCCACCTGCGATTTCCTGGAACACGTTGTGGTTGCCTTCCAGCGCGTCGCGGCTCTGGTCGACGTACGACAGCTTCACCGTCGGACCCACCACGATTTCGCCCGAATCCGGCTTTTCCTGGCCGGTGATCATCTTGAACAGGGTCGACTTACCGGCACCGTTCGGGCCGATGATGCCCACGATCGCGCCGGCCGGCACCAGGAAGCTCAGGTCGTCGAACAGCAGGCGGTCGCCGAACTTCTTCGACACGTTCTTGAATTCCATCACCGAATTGCCCAGGCGCTCGCCCGGCGGGATGAAGATTTCATTGGTTTCGTTGCGCTTCTGGTAGTCCACCGACTGCAGTTCTTCCAGGCGGGCCAGACGGGCCTTGCCCTTGGTACGGCCGCCCTTGGCATTCTGGCGCGACCATTCCAGTTCCTTCTGGATCGCCTTCTGGCGAGCCTTTTCCTGGTTGTCTTCCTGCTTCAGGCGCTCGTCCTTCTGCATCAGCCATTCGGTGTAGTTGCCCTTCCACGGAATGCCGCGGCCGCGGTCCAGTTCCAGGATCCACTCGGCGGCGTTGTCCAGGAAGTAGCGATCATGGGTCACCGCCACCACGGTGCCGGTGTAGCGCGCCAGGAACTGTTCCAGCCATTCCACCGACTCGGCGTCGAGGTGGTTGGTCGGTTCGTCGAGCAGCAGCATGTCCGGCTTCTGCAGCAGCAGGCGGCACAGCGCCACGCGGCGCTTTTCACCACCGGACAGCTTGCCGATCACGGCGTCCCACGGCGGCAGACGCAGCGCATCGGCGGCCACGTCCAGCTGGTTTTCCAGGGTGTGCGCGTCGCCAGCGGCCAGAATGGCCTCCAGACGCTCCTGTTCCTTGGCCAGCGCGTCGAAATCAGCGCCTTCTTCGGCGTAGGCCAGGTACACCGCGTCCAGCGCGGCCTGGGCCTGCAGCACTTCGCCCACGCCTTCCTCGACGGCTTCACGCACGGTCTTGGTCGGGTCCAGCTCCGGTTCCTGGGCCAGGTAGCCGACCTTGATGCCGGCCTGGGGACGGGCTTCGCCCTCGAAATCGGTGTCCACGCCGGCCATGATCTTCAGCACGGTCGACTTGCCCGCGCCGTTCAGGCCCAGCAGGCCGATCTTGGCCCCCGGGAAGAACGACAGCGAGATGTCCTTGATGATCTGCCGCTTGGGCGGGACCACCTTGCTGACGCGGTTCATGGTGTAGATGTATTGCGAGGACATGGGCTCTCCGAGGGCGCAATCCTGCGCCCGTTCCGTCAGGAACAGTCGCAGTGGGAATTGGGATGTCGCCAATTATAGCCGGAAGCGGTGACAACCGCCGGACAGCCCGGCCCATGGGGCTTGCCGCTGCCTGAATGGGCCGTCAAACCCCGTTGAATGGAAACCGTTTCCAGCCGGAAACCGTTCAGTCGCCGTCCGCATGATGGAAACCGTCACTTCCCACCCAGCGAGAAACGCCATGCGCATGAATCGAATTGTGGTCGGTACCGTTGCCGCGCTGCTGGCAGTGGGAACCGTCGCCCCGGCGTTTGCCGACGATCACCGTGGCCGCGGCCACGACCGTCGCGAATGGCGTGATGACCGCCGCGAACACCGCGACGACCGCCGCGAGTGGCGGGATGATCGCCGTGAGTGGCGCGATGACCGTCGCGAGGCCCGCCACGACCGCCGTTACCACAATCACGGCTACTACCGTCCGGCCCCGCCGCCGCGCGTGGTCTACCGCCCGGCTCCGCGCCCGGTGTACGGCTACGGCTGGCAGCGCGGTCACCGCTACCGCGACTACTACGGTGGCCCGGTGTACGTGGTGAACGACTACAGCCGCTACTCGGTGCGTCGTCCGCCGTACGGCCACCACTGGATCCGCGACGACCGCGGCAACCTGCTGCTGGTCGCCATCGCCACCGGCATCATCGCGGACTTCGTGATCAACGGGCGGTAATGGCTTTACGCGAACGGCGGCGTCTCAATTCATCCGTGCTGGGGAGGCCGTCAGGCAGCCCCGCTCCGGGACACGCCGCAAGTACGTCCATGTAGGCTACTCCACGGCATCCATGCCGTGGAGTGTCCCTCCGGGGGCTACCTGACGGCCTCCCCCTCATGCATCGCGCAACACGGACGGTAGCGTCGATCGACAGACGATGGCCGTGAAATGATCAACATCCGGTAACGCATGACCCCAAATCAACATCGCTGTTGATCCGGCATTTCCCATGGCCGCCGACGCATTGTCGATGGCGGGTTGGGGTGGGCTGGAGGGGGCGTGAGCCGCATGGATGCGGCGATCGAGCTTACATGGACGTACTTGCAGCGTCCCCCGGAACGCCCATCCCGACCCGCCAAACACGGGAACCGATGCCCACCGGCTGTTCGCCAGAATGCAGAAGGGGTGCCGGGCCAAGCCCCGCACCCCTACGTAGTCCCTGCAATCGCAATCGCAGTTCGAGCTTTAGAACCCGACCGACCAGTCCAGCTGCGCGCCCAGCTCACGCTGGTCGCCGCCGCGACGGCCCTGCACCTGCAACGAGACCCGGCTGTTCGCGGACGGGCTGATCGCCACGCCCAGCTGCGCCAGTGCGGTGCTGCGTGCCAGCGGCGTGCCAGCGATGCTGAAATCGCGGGTGCCTGACGCGAAGCGGGCATCGGCCAACGGCAGGCGGTCGCCGTCGGCGTACTGCCAACCGACGCGCGCGGTCAGCACCGCACGGTCACGCTGGCCGCCGCTGATGTCCCAGTCGGCCTTCAGCGCTGCCACGCCGGTGCGGTAGTCGCTGTCTGCGGAACCGATCACCAGCGCGCTGTCGCCGCCACGCTCCTGGCTGCCATCGCTGTCCAGGTTCACCTGCGCCAGCTCGATTTCCGGCGTCAGCTGCAGGCGCGCGCCACCAAAGGTCCAGCCTGCACGCACGAACGCCGTGGTGCCTGTCGCGTCCTCACGTGCCACCAGCGTTTCGCTCAGCGTGCTGCCCACTTGTGCGGTACGGGTGCTGTCGGTGCGGTAGTCCGCCCGGGTCACACCACCACGCAGACGCAGGCCCTGCCACTGGTACGCCGCGTACACGCCGTACTCCGTGCTGTCGGTTTCGGCCTGGCCGTTGCCACTGCGCAGGCGCGTTTCCAGACGCTGCTGACCCGCAGCCACGCCCAGTTCCAGCGCCTCACCGACCTGCCAGCCGGCACCGGCCATCAGGCCGTCCTGCGACACGCGGGTGGCGGTGTTGTTGGCGGTGGCGTCGGTGCGCTGCTGGCCACCGCTGCCGGCCAGCCACACGCGCAGGCCCGGCGAGACTTCGCCGCTGATCGCGCGGCCGTCCAGGTGACGATCAATGCCATCGTGCAGGAAGCGGTTCTGCAGCAACGTGCCGCGATGGGCCGCGTGCACTTCACCGCTCAGGCTGTCGAACGCCGGCGCCACCTGCGGCACTTCCAGGCGCACCACGGCGTCGTAGACCGCATTGCCTTCGCCCAGTGCTTCCACCGCACCGGCCACGGCCTTCTGGTTGGTGTTGACCACCACGTCCGGGAACGCCAGTTCGATGTCCGGCATCGACACGTCGTTGCGCGCCATGGTCAGGTACACGTTGTTGGCGTCGTACTCCAGGGTCGGGTCGAGGAAGGCCAGGTTGCTGGTTACGCCCGAGAAGGTGCCGTTCACACCGCCCGCAGCGGTCAGGATGCGGTAGCGGGTGGACGGTGCCCAGTCGCCGTCGGTGGCCACGGCCACGGTGTTGGCCTGGCCCAGCAGGGTACTGCCGCCGACCGACACGAAGTCACTGGCTCCGTTGGCCGCCAGGTCCACCTGGAAGGTCGAGGTGTCGTCGAAGTTCAGCACGCCGGCGATATCCATGCGGCTGATCGCCGCGCCAATGTTGTTGCCCGGCGACAGCGTGCTGAAGCCGCTGACGAACACGTTGCCGAGACTACCGTTGCCGGTCAGCCAGCCGCCACGGGTGACCTGCACATCGCCACCGAGCGAGCCGGTCACGTTGAGCTGGCCACCATTGATCACCGTGGTACCTGTGAAGGCGCTGCTGTCGCCGCTCAGGGTCAGCGAATGGCGGCCCTGGCGCAGGAAGCCGCTGCCGCTGATCTGGCCGGCGTAGTTCAGCACGCGGGTGGTGTCGGTCTCGAAGGAGGCACCACTGCCGATCTCGATATTGCCGCCGTTGAGCGCGTTGCCGGTCACGCGCAGGGTGCCGCCTTCCACGCGGGTCGTGCCTACGGTGCCGCCGCCCAGGGTCAGGGTGCCCGCATCGCGCTTGACCAGCGTGGTGCTGCTGCCGCCGCTGACGTTGCCGGCCAGGGTGGCGCTTTCGCCATTGGCCACCACTACGGCGACCTCACCCAGCATCTGCACCGAGTTGTTGAAGTTCATGCCATCAGAAAGGCCCAGCGTGGTGCCATCGGCCATGCCCAGCCAGCCGCCGCCCAATGCCGCGCTGTGGGCCAGGTTCAAGGTGCCCGTGTCCACCTGCAATGCGCCCGACCAGCCGGTGCTGTCGCCACGCAGCGTCAGTTCACCCGTGCCGGTCTTCAGCAGGGTGCCTGTGCCCGAGAACGCGCGGCTCGCCGTCAGGCTGCCGTCCACGTCGAAGGTCGAGTCGGCGCTGAGCAGCACTGCCGAGTCCAGGTTCATCTCGCTGCCCGTGCGCAGGGTGCCCCCTGCCATTTCAAAGCGGGCGGTGCCCGCGCCAGCGGACACCACCGGATTGGTGGACTGGGTGCCCACGATCATCAGCGCGTTTGGACCCACCGTGATCGTGCCGCTGGCACCGGCGTTGCTGGCCAGGATGATGCCGCCGCCGATCTCGGCCGTGGCACCATCGGTTACGGTGAAGCTGCCCTGACCGGATACGCCTACGCTCAGCGAGCTGCTGACCCAGTTCGAGCTCGCGCCGGAGACGAGGATGTCCCCGCGGCCGCCAACGAACTGCCCCATCGTTGCGTGGCCAAGCGTTGCGCTGGCACCGTCAAGGATTTCATAGGTGCCTCGGCCCCCGTTGCCCACCGTCAGTGCGCCGGTGTGATTGGCGGCGCTGCCGGTGCCGCTCACCGTGATCCGGCCCACGCTGCCGCCGAGGTTGCCAACAAGGGCGTCGCGACCGTTGAGCTGGCCACCACCCGTGACTTCCAGGGTGCCGGTGCCGGCCTGGCCGGCGAACAGGGTGTCGCCGGTGTTCCACGTGCTGCCGGCACCCTGGACCCGCACGATGCCGGTGCTGCCGTTCATTGACGCGATGTAGCTCTCGCGGTCGATGGTCATGCTCCCACCGCCGAGGATGGACAGCTCGCCGGTGCCGAAGTGGCCCACGCCGATGCTGTAGCGGGCGTTCCACTGCGAGCCAACGCCATTGATCGTCGCTACGCCCAGCGAGCCTACCTGGGTACCCATGTAAAGCGTATTGGTGTCCAACCTGCCGCCCGCGAAGATATCCAGTCGCCCGGCACCGCTGTTGCCGATGTGCACTTCGTCGGCATCGGGTACGAGGATGCCGGTGATCCGCACGCCGCCGCTGTTGACGTAAGCGGTGTCGTTGGGGGTGTCGATACCGCGGTCGGTCGGTACGCCAGCGCTCCAGCTGCTGCCGACGTTCCACTCGCTGCCCGGGGGCCCCACCCAGATCGTATTGATGGCCAGCGCCGCTGGTGCCATGCAGGCCAGCGCAATGCCGGTGAACAGCGGGGCCAGGCGCGGTGTGCGACGGTGGCCTGTGGTGGTGGCATGGCCGCCACGGGTGAATTCGGAAACAACCTGCACGCACTTCAGCGCGTGATTGAAGACCACGCGATACACATGATTCACAAGCCAACCCCTGTTTGAACGAAACGATTCCCTGAGTTGGCGATAACGGCCGCTGGCTGAACGACTTTAGGGTTCGAGATCGATTAATCTGAACAATTCAAGGAACGGTGTCCCAATTCAGCTATTTGGCCGGATTTGCACAGGCGGGTGAGCACGCCCTCCGGCACGGGCCAGCCCGGCCCGCCGGCCTTACAATGGAAGGCTGCCGTTCCCCTCACCCTGCCTGGAGTAAGCGATGTTCCCGCGTGACGTCCGCATCGAAACCTACGATCCCGAACTGGCCAAGGCCATGGCTGCTGAAGTCCAGCGCCAGGAAGACCATGTGGAGCTGATCGCCAGCGAGAATTACACCAGCCCGGCGGTGATGGAAGCCCAGGGCAGCCAGCTGACCAACAAGTACGCCGAAGGCTACCCGGGCAAGCGCTACTACGGTGGCTGCGAGTACGTGGACGTGGCCGAACAGCTGGCCATCGACCGCCTCAAGCAGCTCTTCGATGCCGATTACGCCAACGTGCAGCCGCACAGCGGCTCGCAGGCCAACCAGGCGGTGTACTTCGCCTTGCTGCAGCCGGGCGACACCATCCTCGGCATGAGCCTGGCCCACGGCGGCCACCTGACCCACGGGGCCAAGGTCAACGCCTCGGGCAAGATCTTCAACGCCGTGCAGTACGGGGTGAACGAGCAGGGCCTGATTGACTATGACGAAGTCGAGCGTCTGGCCCTGGAGCACAAGCCGAAGATGGTCGTGGCCGGCTTCTCGGCCTATTCGCAGGTCATCGACTGGGCGCGCTTCCGCGCCATCGCTGACAAGGTCGGGGCCTACCTGTTCGTGGACATGGCCCACGTCGCCGGCCTGATTGCCGCCGGCGTCTACCCGAGCCCGCTGCCGCACGCCCACGTGGTCACCTCGACCACCCACAAGACCCTGCGCGGCCCGCGCGGCGGCATCATCGTGGCCAAGGGTGCGGGTGAGGAGATCGAGAAGAAGCTGCAGTCGGTGGTGTTCCCGGGCATCCAGGGCGGTCCGCTGATGCACGTCATCGCCGCCAAGGCGGTGGCCTTCAAGGAAGC is part of the Stenotrophomonas oahuensis genome and encodes:
- a CDS encoding glycosyltransferase family 2 protein; translated protein: MNARIAAIIVSYQSASTLDACLTRLRAAQDIAEIRVVDNNSDDGTLEIVQRHASADPRLHFIANPDNPGFAAANNQGVADSRAPWLAFINPDLMVDADTLAQLCQRGEALGDCLLGVEQVDEAGVPDAAVRRRDPDFAAMLRNPGQGAKLALPVDRTQTLQRVPALSGALLLMPRALFDRIGGWDAGYRLHAEDLDLCRRAREAGAVVAIANDLRVTHVRGVSSRSRPFFVEWHKHRGLWRYFRKFEAPQRSLPVQLAVWGAIWAHALVQVPRILMRSGA
- the pncB gene encoding nicotinate phosphoribosyltransferase, with product MIIQSLLDTDLYKFTMMQAVLHQYPGAQVQYRFKCRTPGIDLAAYIDQINAEIDHLCTLRFTDEELDYMRGLRFVKPDFADFLGLFHLDRKYIDLRPSTTVPGEIELDITGPWLHTILFEVPLLAIINEVWFRNTSTPDYAEGERRLQAKTALLRDTPGFELCRIADYGSRRRYSRDWHARMLPQLRDALGAQFVGTSNVHFARLYGMTPHGTMAHEYLQAFQALGPRLRDSQVAALESWAREYRGDLGIALSDVVGLDAFLRDFDMYFCKLFDGVRHDSGDPFVWGDRMLEHFQQRRVDPRSKVLVFSDGLNIEKVMRLFDYFRGRCQVAFGVGTHLTNDLGPTPLNIVIKMVRCNGQPVAKLSDSPGKSMCDDPGYLAYLRQVFELPAG
- a CDS encoding NCS2 family permease, whose product is MNLLERTFQLQQHGTSVRTELLAGLTTFLTMSYIVFVNPDILATTGMDPGAVFVATCLAAALGSMVMAFAANFPVGMAPGMGLNAFFAFTVVGAAGLPWQQALGAVFISGLVFLALSLTGVRAWLVAGIPASLRAAIVAGIGLFLAIIALQKSGVIVANADTLVTLGPLSTAPPLLALAGFLLIAILEARKVRGAILIGILAVTAAAWALGDVQYHGLVSLPPSLAPTFLQLDLPGLLHHDGGAPLAVLLQVVLVFVLVEVFDATGTLYGVVGRAGLLKLPGAQKRFGRALLADSTAIVAGSMLGTSSTTAFAESASGVQAGGRTGLTALVVAALFLAALLFSPLAAMVPGYATAPALLFVAGLMLRELVDVDWSDLTESVPAALCALAMPFTYSIANGLAFGFIAYAVLKAGTGRWRDVHPAVWLVAGLFVVRYALE
- the ettA gene encoding energy-dependent translational throttle protein EttA, with amino-acid sequence MSSQYIYTMNRVSKVVPPKRQIIKDISLSFFPGAKIGLLGLNGAGKSTVLKIMAGVDTDFEGEARPQAGIKVGYLAQEPELDPTKTVREAVEEGVGEVLQAQAALDAVYLAYAEEGADFDALAKEQERLEAILAAGDAHTLENQLDVAADALRLPPWDAVIGKLSGGEKRRVALCRLLLQKPDMLLLDEPTNHLDAESVEWLEQFLARYTGTVVAVTHDRYFLDNAAEWILELDRGRGIPWKGNYTEWLMQKDERLKQEDNQEKARQKAIQKELEWSRQNAKGGRTKGKARLARLEELQSVDYQKRNETNEIFIPPGERLGNSVMEFKNVSKKFGDRLLFDDLSFLVPAGAIVGIIGPNGAGKSTLFKMITGQEKPDSGEIVVGPTVKLSYVDQSRDALEGNHNVFQEIAGGLDILNINGIEIQSRAYIGRFNFKGQDQQKMVGSLSGGERGRLHMAKTLLQGGNVLLLDEPSNDLDIETLRALEDALLEFPGNTFVISHDRWFLDRIATHILAFEGDSHVEFFQGNYREYEEDKRRRMGDDAAPKRLRFKALK
- a CDS encoding RcnB family protein — encoded protein: MRMNRIVVGTVAALLAVGTVAPAFADDHRGRGHDRREWRDDRREHRDDRREWRDDRREWRDDRREARHDRRYHNHGYYRPAPPPRVVYRPAPRPVYGYGWQRGHRYRDYYGGPVYVVNDYSRYSVRRPPYGHHWIRDDRGNLLLVAIATGIIADFVINGR
- a CDS encoding autotransporter domain-containing protein, which gives rise to MNHVYRVVFNHALKCVQVVSEFTRGGHATTTGHRRTPRLAPLFTGIALACMAPAALAINTIWVGPPGSEWNVGSSWSAGVPTDRGIDTPNDTAYVNSGGVRITGILVPDADEVHIGNSGAGRLDIFAGGRLDTNTLYMGTQVGSLGVATINGVGSQWNARYSIGVGHFGTGELSILGGGSMTIDRESYIASMNGSTGIVRVQGAGSTWNTGDTLFAGQAGTGTLEVTGGGQLNGRDALVGNLGGSVGRITVSGTGSAANHTGALTVGNGGRGTYEILDGASATLGHATMGQFVGGRGDILVSGASSNWVSSSLSVGVSGQGSFTVTDGATAEIGGGIILASNAGASGTITVGPNALMIVGTQSTNPVVSAGAGTARFEMAGGTLRTGSEMNLDSAVLLSADSTFDVDGSLTASRAFSGTGTLLKTGTGELTLRGDSTGWSGALQVDTGTLNLAHSAALGGGWLGMADGTTLGLSDGMNFNNSVQMLGEVAVVVANGESATLAGNVSGGSSTTLVKRDAGTLTLGGGTVGTTRVEGGTLRVTGNALNGGNIEIGSGASFETDTTRVLNYAGQISGSGFLRQGRHSLTLSGDSSAFTGTTVINGGQLNVTGSLGGDVQVTRGGWLTGNGSLGNVFVSGFSTLSPGNNIGAAISRMDIAGVLNFDDTSTFQVDLAANGASDFVSVGGSTLLGQANTVAVATDGDWAPSTRYRILTAAGGVNGTFSGVTSNLAFLDPTLEYDANNVYLTMARNDVSMPDIELAFPDVVVNTNQKAVAGAVEALGEGNAVYDAVVRLEVPQVAPAFDSLSGEVHAAHRGTLLQNRFLHDGIDRHLDGRAISGEVSPGLRVWLAGSGGQQRTDATANNTATRVSQDGLMAGAGWQVGEALELGVAAGQQRLETRLRSGNGQAETDSTEYGVYAAYQWQGLRLRGGVTRADYRTDSTRTAQVGSTLSETLVAREDATGTTAFVRAGWTFGGARLQLTPEIELAQVNLDSDGSQERGGDSALVIGSADSDYRTGVAALKADWDISGGQRDRAVLTARVGWQYADGDRLPLADARFASGTRDFSIAGTPLARSTALAQLGVAISPSANSRVSLQVQGRRGGDQRELGAQLDWSVGF
- the glyA gene encoding serine hydroxymethyltransferase; translation: MFPRDVRIETYDPELAKAMAAEVQRQEDHVELIASENYTSPAVMEAQGSQLTNKYAEGYPGKRYYGGCEYVDVAEQLAIDRLKQLFDADYANVQPHSGSQANQAVYFALLQPGDTILGMSLAHGGHLTHGAKVNASGKIFNAVQYGVNEQGLIDYDEVERLALEHKPKMVVAGFSAYSQVIDWARFRAIADKVGAYLFVDMAHVAGLIAAGVYPSPLPHAHVVTSTTHKTLRGPRGGIIVAKGAGEEIEKKLQSVVFPGIQGGPLMHVIAAKAVAFKEALEPGFKTYQAQVVKNAQAMATTLIARGYKIVSGGTQNHLMLVDMIGKDVSGKDAEAALGKAHITVNKNSVPNDPRSPFVTSGLRLGTPAVTTRGYTEQDCVELANLIADVLDAPADEAVIARVRDAVSAQCRKYPVYG